A stretch of the Bacteroidales bacterium genome encodes the following:
- a CDS encoding RDD family protein encodes MKNKPYIFRKIIAAIIDYAIIYGITFLYLMKFGKLTGDGGYQANGLYAFPPIILWVVMLPIAESVFSRTLGHWIVGLKIADESGIKADFIQTFKRRLADIVEIPFFGIPAIIAINKTTKNQRIGDLWAETIVVSRKDEKVKIENTSG; translated from the coding sequence GTGAAAAATAAACCATACATTTTTAGAAAAATAATAGCGGCTATAATTGACTATGCGATAATTTACGGTATAACATTTTTATACTTAATGAAATTTGGAAAACTGACTGGAGATGGTGGATACCAAGCAAATGGACTTTATGCTTTTCCTCCAATTATTTTATGGGTTGTTATGTTACCAATTGCTGAATCAGTATTTTCAAGGACATTGGGACATTGGATAGTCGGTTTAAAAATAGCAGATGAATCAGGAATTAAAGCTGATTTCATTCAAACGTTTAAAAGAAGATTGGCTGACATTGTGGAGATACCATTTTTCGGCATACCCGCAATAATTGCAATAAATAAGACTACGAAAAATCAAAGGATAGGTGACTTGTGGGCAGAAACTATTGTTGTGTCGCGAAAGGATGAAAAAGTGAAAATTGAAAACACCAGTGGCTAA